One segment of Dolichospermum sp. DET69 DNA contains the following:
- a CDS encoding type II/IV secretion system protein, whose amino-acid sequence MNYSSSQGRSTALTTRTEFSPFGNKLVTSGYVNNEQMRQAVIDSRKSGKPLTEVLESITGRQLSPELVTAYKKQHLFELKILYGVEYLDPEIKEIDTTSVGLLIKQFIPIEICRRHQLLPLSTDNNENPTYVVVAMVDPDNLDASDDLNRILRPKNLSLQRRVITQKDYQNIINQYLNEEAARQKILDQEKNYDVKGDLHNLDNLDIEESSDNDVDLDQAMKGADDAPIIKLVNRILLKALTEGVSDIHIEPQEEYLRIRFRKDGVLREAFENMPKKIIPAVTARFKIISNLDIAERRLPQDGRIRRLFAGRKVDFRVNTLPSRYGEKVVLRILDNSSTQLGLDKLITDPETLNIVKDMVSKPFGLILVTGPTGSGKTTSLYSALSEKNDPGINISTVEDPIEYSLPGITQVQVIREKGLDFSTALRAFLRQDPDVLLVGETRDKETAKTAIEAALTGHLVLTTLHTNDAPGAIARLGEMGIEPFMISSSLIGVLAQRLVRRVCSECRIAYTPTIEELARYGLIASQEAQVTFYKANIIPPEEIASQKNLCQKCGGIGYKGRCGVYEVMRITEDLQTLINKEAPTERIKEVAVEEGMKTLLAYSLDLVRQGATTLEEVERVTFTDNGLEAELKAKRKSGLTCLSCSGELQPEWLDCPYCMTPRFTD is encoded by the coding sequence ATGAATTACTCGTCATCACAAGGACGCAGCACTGCGCTAACTACAAGAACTGAGTTTTCGCCTTTCGGTAATAAGTTAGTAACATCTGGTTATGTCAATAATGAACAGATGAGACAAGCTGTGATTGACAGCCGCAAGTCAGGCAAACCACTGACAGAGGTATTAGAGTCAATTACTGGGCGACAATTATCACCTGAGTTGGTAACAGCATACAAAAAACAACATTTATTTGAACTCAAAATTTTATATGGTGTTGAGTATCTTGATCCTGAAATCAAGGAAATTGATACCACAAGTGTAGGGCTGTTAATCAAACAGTTTATTCCTATTGAAATCTGTCGTCGGCATCAGTTATTACCATTGTCAACGGATAATAACGAAAACCCAACTTATGTTGTGGTGGCAATGGTTGATCCAGATAATTTAGACGCTTCTGATGATCTCAACCGGATTTTGCGTCCTAAAAATTTGTCTTTGCAGCGTAGGGTAATTACTCAGAAGGATTACCAGAACATCATTAATCAATACTTAAATGAAGAAGCTGCCCGCCAAAAGATATTAGATCAGGAAAAAAATTATGATGTGAAGGGAGATTTACACAATTTAGATAATCTGGACATAGAGGAAAGTAGTGATAATGATGTTGATTTAGATCAGGCCATGAAGGGCGCTGATGATGCACCAATCATTAAACTTGTCAACCGGATTTTATTGAAAGCTTTAACTGAAGGTGTTTCGGATATTCATATTGAACCCCAGGAAGAGTATCTCCGGATTCGTTTCCGTAAAGATGGGGTATTACGTGAGGCATTTGAAAATATGCCGAAAAAAATTATCCCAGCGGTAACAGCCCGATTTAAAATTATTTCTAACCTGGACATTGCTGAGAGACGTTTACCTCAAGATGGCCGGATTCGCCGTTTATTCGCAGGACGCAAGGTAGATTTCCGGGTAAATACTTTACCTAGTCGCTATGGAGAAAAGGTTGTTCTGCGGATTTTAGATAACTCTTCTACTCAATTGGGTTTGGATAAGTTAATTACTGACCCAGAAACCTTGAATATTGTCAAGGATATGGTTAGCAAGCCATTCGGGTTAATTCTCGTGACAGGACCAACTGGTTCGGGGAAAACGACTTCCTTGTATTCGGCTCTATCAGAAAAGAATGATCCGGGGATTAATATCAGTACGGTAGAAGATCCGATTGAGTACAGTTTACCGGGGATTACCCAAGTACAGGTAATTCGGGAAAAAGGGTTAGATTTTTCAACGGCATTGCGAGCTTTTTTACGTCAAGATCCAGATGTGTTGTTGGTGGGGGAAACACGGGATAAGGAAACAGCTAAAACGGCGATTGAAGCCGCATTAACAGGTCACTTGGTATTGACTACCTTACACACTAATGATGCGCCTGGAGCGATCGCTCGCTTAGGAGAAATGGGTATTGAACCTTTCATGATTTCCAGTTCTTTAATTGGGGTTTTAGCACAACGTCTAGTTCGTCGTGTGTGTTCTGAATGTCGGATTGCCTATACTCCCACCATTGAAGAACTAGCTCGCTATGGTCTAATAGCTTCCCAAGAGGCTCAGGTGACTTTCTACAAAGCCAATATTATCCCACCGGAAGAAATAGCCTCCCAGAAAAATCTCTGTCAAAAATGTGGTGGTATTGGCTACAAGGGGCGTTGTGGTGTTTATGAAGTAATGCGAATTACTGAAGATCTGCAAACCCTGATCAATAAGGAAGCACCTACAGAAAGGATTAAAGAGGTAGCTGTTGAAGAGGGGATGAAAACCTTGCTGGCATACAGTTTAGACCTAGTTCGCCAAGGTGCAACTACTCTAGAGGAAGTAGAACGGGTAACATTTACAGACAACGGTTTAGAGGCTGAATTAAAAGCTAAACGCAAAAGTGGTCTGACTTGTCTAAGTTGCAGTGGAGAATTACAACCAGAATGGTTAGATTGTCCTTACTGTATGACACCTCGCTTTACAGATTAG
- a CDS encoding IS607 family transposase has product MAYIPLRKAVEFLGLHPNTLRRYADEGKIKSIKNPAGQRLYDVESYVNGSSEQATIICYCRVSSSKQRDDLDRQIAYMQSLYPEAEIIKDIGSGINFKRKGLQSLLDKLLRGDKFTLVVACRDRLARFGFELIQYMVEQNGGQIVVLDATVHCPNTELTQDLLSILHVFSCRMHGLRKYSKKIKEDLSKSDTCTESDN; this is encoded by the coding sequence ATGGCATACATACCACTCAGAAAAGCGGTCGAATTTCTGGGATTGCACCCCAATACGTTGAGGAGATATGCAGATGAAGGGAAAATCAAAAGCATCAAAAACCCCGCAGGACAAAGACTGTATGATGTCGAATCATACGTCAACGGTAGCTCAGAACAAGCTACCATTATTTGTTACTGCCGAGTTAGCTCCTCAAAACAGCGAGATGACCTTGACAGACAAATCGCTTATATGCAATCCCTCTACCCAGAAGCTGAAATCATCAAAGACATCGGCTCAGGAATCAACTTCAAAAGAAAAGGATTGCAATCCTTACTGGACAAGCTTCTGCGGGGAGATAAGTTCACACTTGTTGTTGCCTGTCGTGACAGACTCGCAAGATTTGGGTTTGAACTTATACAGTACATGGTCGAACAAAACGGTGGACAAATCGTGGTTCTCGACGCAACTGTACACTGCCCAAATACTGAACTCACCCAGGATTTACTCTCAATCCTTCACGTCTTTTCATGCAGAATGCACGGACTCAGAAAATACTCTAAAAAAATCAAGGAAGATTTATCTAAGTCTGACACCTGCACAGAAAGCGATAATTAA
- a CDS encoding transposase, whose amino-acid sequence MTPAQKAIIKQWFGVSRFVYNKTIKLLQDGEIKANWQAIKTGILNDLPDWCKSVPYQIKSIAIKDACKAVSNAKKKYKNGGGISRCRFRSRKYPVQSCYIPKSAVLEKGIFYTILGETSYKESLPKGCGDCRLVLSHGDYYLTVPEEKPRLDAENQGRVVALDPGIRTFLTFFSEDSFGWLGDTANIKIQKLCFKLDKLVSKISQAKCKQKRRLKLAATKLRGKIKNLGSELHKKTTKFLVDNFDVILLPTFETSQMSKKGKRRIRSKSVRQMLTLSHYQFKQFIKHKAFEYRKIVLDVNEAYTSKTVSWTGEIVKNLGGSKTIKSPSTNNVMDRDLNGARGIFLRALVDTPWLRENLNLCIC is encoded by the coding sequence CTGACACCTGCACAGAAAGCGATAATTAAGCAATGGTTTGGTGTTTCTAGATTTGTTTACAATAAAACTATCAAGTTATTGCAAGATGGAGAAATCAAGGCTAATTGGCAAGCTATAAAGACAGGTATTCTTAATGATTTACCTGACTGGTGCAAAAGTGTTCCTTATCAAATTAAATCAATAGCAATTAAGGATGCTTGCAAAGCAGTTAGCAATGCCAAAAAGAAATACAAAAATGGCGGAGGAATAAGTCGATGTAGATTTAGATCCAGAAAATATCCAGTTCAATCCTGTTATATTCCCAAATCGGCAGTGCTGGAAAAAGGAATTTTTTACACCATATTAGGCGAAACATCCTATAAGGAATCTTTGCCCAAAGGATGTGGAGACTGCCGATTAGTTCTCTCTCATGGTGATTACTACTTAACAGTTCCCGAAGAAAAACCGCGACTCGATGCCGAAAACCAAGGACGAGTCGTGGCTTTAGATCCAGGTATCAGAACATTTTTAACATTCTTCTCCGAGGATTCTTTTGGTTGGTTGGGAGATACTGCTAACATCAAAATTCAAAAACTTTGCTTTAAACTAGATAAGTTAGTTAGCAAAATATCTCAAGCTAAATGCAAACAAAAAAGAAGACTTAAATTAGCCGCAACTAAATTGAGAGGAAAGATCAAGAATCTTGGATCTGAATTACACAAAAAGACTACCAAGTTCTTAGTTGATAATTTCGATGTAATTCTTTTACCAACTTTTGAAACATCTCAGATGTCAAAGAAAGGAAAAAGAAGGATTAGATCCAAATCAGTCCGGCAAATGCTAACGCTATCGCACTATCAATTCAAACAATTTATTAAACACAAAGCATTTGAATACAGAAAAATAGTGCTGGACGTGAATGAAGCCTATACTTCAAAGACTGTTAGTTGGACTGGCGAAATAGTTAAGAATCTTGGTGGTTCTAAAACCATAAAATCTCCATCCACAAATAATGTCATGGATAGAGATTTGAATGGTGCGCGGGGAATTTTTCTCCGTGCATTGGTTGATACGCCTTGGTTGAGAGAAAACCTCAACTTATGTATTTGTTAA
- the grpE gene encoding nucleotide exchange factor GrpE, producing MKSDSPSEMNSNESSSEVNEQVANQTNEQGDSILTEENGNATANPIELDISVLSELSQQIETLKSQLEDRSTQYMRIAADFENYRKRTAKEKEEIDLQVKRNTITELLPIVDNFERARAHLKPQGEGEMTIHKSYQGVYKQLVDCLKRLGVAPMRPEGQEFDPNLHEAVMREPTDEYPEGTVLEELVRGYYFGERVLRHAMVKVAAPREDISLDSEDLSSQDNS from the coding sequence ATGAAAAGTGACTCCCCGTCCGAAATGAACTCCAACGAATCTAGCAGCGAGGTAAATGAGCAAGTAGCAAACCAAACAAACGAACAGGGAGATAGTATACTCACTGAAGAAAATGGTAACGCTACAGCAAATCCTATCGAACTAGATATCTCTGTCTTATCAGAGTTAAGTCAACAAATTGAAACTCTCAAAAGTCAATTAGAAGACCGCAGCACTCAATATATGCGAATTGCCGCAGATTTTGAGAATTACCGCAAACGAACTGCCAAGGAAAAAGAAGAAATTGACTTACAGGTGAAGCGAAACACAATTACAGAATTGCTGCCTATAGTTGATAATTTTGAAAGAGCGCGAGCGCACCTCAAACCCCAAGGTGAGGGCGAAATGACAATTCATAAGAGTTATCAAGGGGTTTATAAACAATTGGTGGATTGTCTAAAAAGGTTAGGTGTAGCACCCATGCGTCCTGAAGGTCAAGAATTTGACCCGAATTTGCATGAAGCAGTCATGCGAGAACCCACAGATGAATATCCTGAAGGAACAGTTTTAGAAGAGTTAGTGCGCGGCTATTATTTTGGCGAGCGTGTACTCCGCCATGCCATGGTGAAAGTAGCTGCTCCCAGAGAAGATATATCTTTGGACTCAGAAGATTTGTCTAGTCAAGATAACAGTTAA
- the dnaK gene encoding molecular chaperone DnaK produces the protein MGKVIGIDLGTTNSCVAVLEAGQPKVIANSEGGRTTPSIVAFGKTNDRLIGQLAKRQSVTNAENTVYSIKRFIGRRWEDTELERGRVSYNCIKGKDDTVDVQIRGQNYTPQEISAMVLQKLKQDAENYLGATVTKAVITVPAYFTDAQRQATKDAGTIAGLEVLRIINEPTAAALAFGLDKQDQEQLILVFDLGGGTFDVSILQLGDGVFEVKATCGNNHLGGDDFDNAIVYWMVEQFQVTEKIDITQDKMALQRLREAAEKAKVELSSMIITSINLPFITADATGPKHLEMELSRSQFEELTESLIEGTIAPMMQALKDAEIKPQNIDRIILVGGSTRIPAVQNALIKFFNGKTPDHSVNPDEAVALGAAIQAGVLAGELDTLLLLDVTPLSLGIETLGEVFTKIIDRNTTIPTSKAQIFSTAVDGQTSVEIHVLQGERAMSKDNKSLGKFLLSGLLPAPRGVPQIEVAFEIDVNGILKVAAQDKGTAREQSIRITSTGGLSNTEIERMRKQAEVFSEEDQRRKELVELKNQANNLLFTYAATLRDYPNLLSEQLTVSANQEVEQLQMAIGNPNMSPAKFKTLLEDFQQTIFALGADVYKQANDDNVKSEDLTEINVTEEYDHPVNATQVPQFNIDLDEENNSQADYETIE, from the coding sequence ATGGGAAAAGTTATCGGAATCGACTTAGGTACTACAAATAGTTGTGTAGCTGTTTTGGAAGCTGGGCAACCAAAAGTAATTGCTAACTCCGAAGGTGGACGCACTACTCCTAGTATTGTCGCCTTTGGTAAAACTAATGATCGCCTAATCGGACAACTGGCAAAGCGACAAAGTGTAACTAATGCCGAAAATACAGTCTATAGTATTAAAAGATTTATAGGTCGTCGGTGGGAAGATACAGAATTAGAGCGCGGTCGTGTCTCCTATAATTGCATCAAAGGTAAAGATGATACCGTTGATGTGCAAATTCGTGGGCAGAACTACACACCTCAAGAAATTTCGGCTATGGTCTTGCAAAAACTTAAGCAAGATGCGGAAAATTATCTAGGTGCTACGGTAACGAAAGCCGTAATTACCGTACCAGCATATTTTACAGATGCTCAAAGACAAGCCACAAAAGATGCGGGGACTATTGCTGGCTTAGAAGTATTAAGAATTATCAACGAACCCACCGCCGCCGCTCTAGCTTTTGGTTTAGACAAACAAGATCAAGAGCAGTTAATCTTAGTATTTGACTTGGGTGGAGGCACATTTGATGTCTCTATTCTTCAACTTGGAGATGGAGTTTTTGAAGTTAAAGCCACCTGTGGTAATAATCATCTAGGCGGAGACGACTTTGATAATGCCATTGTTTACTGGATGGTAGAACAATTTCAGGTAACAGAGAAAATAGATATTACCCAAGACAAAATGGCGCTGCAACGTCTGCGGGAAGCAGCGGAAAAAGCCAAGGTTGAACTATCTAGCATGATTATTACCTCCATTAACCTACCATTTATCACTGCTGATGCCACAGGCCCCAAGCATCTAGAAATGGAACTCAGTCGTTCTCAATTTGAAGAACTGACAGAGAGTTTAATTGAGGGAACTATTGCACCCATGATGCAAGCTCTCAAAGATGCAGAAATCAAACCGCAAAATATAGATCGGATTATTTTAGTAGGTGGTTCTACCCGCATTCCCGCTGTTCAAAACGCCCTAATCAAATTTTTCAATGGCAAAACTCCAGATCATTCCGTTAACCCTGATGAAGCTGTAGCATTAGGTGCAGCTATCCAAGCGGGGGTTTTGGCTGGGGAATTAGATACCTTATTACTATTAGATGTCACACCTTTATCTTTAGGAATTGAAACACTAGGAGAAGTATTCACCAAAATTATTGACCGGAATACGACCATTCCCACTAGCAAAGCTCAAATATTTTCTACAGCCGTTGATGGTCAAACCTCCGTGGAAATTCATGTCCTCCAAGGAGAACGAGCTATGTCCAAAGATAACAAAAGTCTGGGCAAGTTTCTCCTAAGTGGTTTGCTTCCTGCACCTCGCGGTGTTCCCCAAATTGAAGTGGCTTTTGAAATTGATGTAAATGGCATTCTCAAAGTTGCCGCTCAAGACAAAGGTACAGCTAGAGAACAAAGCATCCGGATTACAAGTACAGGTGGTTTGAGCAACACCGAAATTGAAAGAATGCGAAAACAAGCTGAGGTCTTCTCCGAAGAAGATCAAAGACGTAAAGAACTGGTAGAACTTAAAAACCAAGCTAATAATCTCTTGTTTACTTATGCTGCGACATTACGGGATTATCCCAATTTGCTTAGTGAGCAATTGACAGTCTCGGCTAATCAGGAAGTTGAACAACTGCAAATGGCAATCGGCAATCCGAATATGTCCCCAGCAAAGTTCAAAACACTTTTAGAGGATTTCCAACAAACTATCTTTGCTCTTGGTGCAGATGTTTACAAACAGGCTAATGATGACAATGTAAAATCGGAAGATTTAACGGAAATAAATGTTACCGAAGAATATGATCATCCTGTAAATGCCACACAAGTACCACAATTTAACATTGACTTGGATGAAGAAAATAACTCACAAGCTGATTATGAGACGATAGAGTGA
- the dnaJ gene encoding molecular chaperone DnaJ: MARDYYETLGVSRDADKEEIKQAYRRLARKYHPDVNKESGAEERFKEINRAYEVLSEPEVRARYDRFGEAGVSGAAAAGAGAGFQDMSDMSGFADIFESIFSGFAGAPGGQPQQRRRAGPVRGDDLRLDLKLDFREAVFGGEKEIRISHLETCEVCTGSGAKSGTRPRTCSTCSGSGQVRRVTRTPFGSFTQVSTCPTCDGTGTVVEDKCDACDGKGANQVTKKLKINVPAGVDNGTRLRISQEGDAGQRNGPPGDLYVYLFVNEDEEFHREGINVNSEIKISYLQAILGCRLEVNTVDGPVELIIPSGTQPHTVMKLENRGVPRLGNPVSRGDHMLTVLIDIPTKIIPEERELLEKLAKIKGDRTGKGGLEGFLGGLFKS, from the coding sequence ATGGCCCGAGACTATTATGAAACCCTGGGTGTCTCTCGTGACGCCGACAAAGAAGAGATTAAACAGGCTTATCGCCGCCTAGCCCGCAAGTATCACCCAGATGTGAATAAAGAATCTGGGGCAGAGGAGCGATTTAAGGAAATTAACCGCGCCTATGAAGTGCTATCAGAGCCAGAGGTTCGCGCTCGTTATGACCGCTTTGGTGAAGCTGGTGTCTCCGGGGCTGCGGCTGCTGGCGCTGGTGCTGGTTTCCAAGATATGAGTGACATGAGTGGTTTTGCCGATATCTTTGAAAGCATTTTTAGCGGCTTTGCCGGTGCTCCAGGTGGACAACCTCAACAAAGACGGCGGGCTGGACCAGTGCGGGGCGATGATCTCCGGCTAGACCTGAAATTAGATTTTCGGGAAGCGGTATTTGGTGGAGAAAAGGAAATTCGCATTTCCCATTTAGAAACCTGTGAAGTTTGTACTGGTTCTGGTGCTAAATCAGGAACTCGTCCCCGGACTTGTAGCACTTGTAGCGGTTCAGGTCAAGTCAGACGGGTAACAAGAACTCCATTTGGTAGCTTTACCCAAGTTTCTACTTGTCCCACCTGTGATGGCACAGGAACGGTTGTAGAAGATAAATGTGACGCTTGTGATGGGAAGGGCGCAAATCAGGTGACAAAGAAACTGAAAATTAATGTTCCCGCTGGTGTAGACAATGGCACCAGGTTACGGATTTCCCAAGAAGGAGATGCGGGTCAACGGAATGGTCCTCCAGGCGATTTATATGTCTACTTGTTTGTTAATGAAGATGAAGAATTTCATCGAGAGGGAATTAATGTTAACTCGGAAATTAAAATTAGCTACCTACAAGCCATTTTAGGTTGCCGTTTAGAAGTAAATACGGTAGATGGTCCAGTGGAGTTAATTATTCCCTCAGGAACTCAACCGCATACGGTGATGAAATTGGAAAATCGTGGTGTTCCTCGTCTGGGCAATCCTGTGAGTCGTGGTGATCATATGTTGACGGTGTTAATTGATATTCCTACCAAAATCATCCCAGAGGAGCGAGAATTGCTAGAAAAACTAGCTAAGATCAAGGGAGACAGAACAGGTAAAGGTGGTTTAGAAGGATTTTTAGGAGGCTTGTTTAAGTCATGA
- a CDS encoding sulfurtransferase TusA family protein produces the protein MSGSSVLTPDAQLDLRGTPCPINFVRTKLYLEKMPPGGLLEVWLDPGEPIEQVPDSLTMTGYQVEQITDCSGYFSLVIRRPVTAQ, from the coding sequence ATGAGTGGGTCTTCTGTGTTAACCCCTGATGCTCAACTCGATTTACGTGGTACTCCTTGCCCAATTAATTTTGTGCGGACAAAATTGTATTTGGAAAAAATGCCACCTGGAGGTTTGTTGGAAGTCTGGTTAGATCCAGGTGAACCGATAGAACAAGTTCCAGATAGTCTCACAATGACTGGTTATCAAGTCGAACAAATTACAGATTGTTCTGGCTACTTTTCCCTGGTTATTCGCCGTCCGGTTACTGCACAATGA
- the rsgA gene encoding small ribosomal subunit biogenesis GTPase RsgA: protein MTGKSVSTKQLLGTVLAVQANFYRVQMDEVERSQEVGAQGLRPFRSQESEEIIETSSSSSLLSSATCNLSPILLCTRRTRLKKIGQQVMVGDRVIIEEPDWADGRGAVSEVLPRHSQLNRPAIANVNQILLVFAVADPPLEPIQLSRFLIKAESTGVDVLLCLNKCDLVSSDEKQQISDRLLAWGYQPLFISVQNNINIDQIATYLRDKITVIAGPSGVGKSSLINSLIPDINLRVGEVSGKLARGRHTTRHVELFEMSEGGLLADTPGFNQPDLDCSPEELIHYFPEARERLAAAHCRFSDCIHKDEPDCAVSGDWERYQHYLEFLADAIAQQTHLNQQADPESSMKLISKGKGQSQYEPKLESKKYRRISRKTQLQDLQELYRESED from the coding sequence ATGACAGGGAAAAGTGTCTCTACTAAACAATTATTGGGTACGGTGTTAGCTGTACAAGCGAATTTTTATCGAGTCCAGATGGATGAGGTGGAAAGGAGTCAGGAGGTAGGGGCGCAGGGCCTGCGCCCATTCAGGAGTCAGGAGTCGGAAGAAATAATAGAAACTTCTTCTTCATCTTCTTTACTGTCATCTGCTACCTGTAACCTGTCACCTATCCTCCTGTGTACTCGAAGGACACGCCTAAAAAAGATTGGTCAACAGGTGATGGTAGGCGATCGCGTGATCATTGAAGAGCCGGATTGGGCTGATGGACGGGGGGCTGTTAGTGAAGTTTTACCGCGTCATAGTCAATTAAATCGCCCAGCGATCGCTAATGTCAATCAGATTCTCCTAGTTTTTGCCGTTGCAGACCCTCCTTTAGAGCCTATTCAATTGAGTAGATTTTTAATTAAGGCTGAGTCTACAGGAGTTGATGTGCTGTTATGTTTGAATAAATGTGATTTAGTTTCTTCAGACGAAAAACAGCAAATAAGCGATCGCCTCCTGGCTTGGGGCTATCAACCTTTATTTATTAGCGTGCAAAATAACATTAATATTGACCAAATAGCCACATATTTGCGGGATAAAATTACTGTAATTGCTGGTCCTTCTGGTGTGGGGAAATCAAGCTTGATTAATAGTTTGATTCCCGATATTAACCTGCGAGTGGGGGAAGTTTCCGGTAAATTAGCCCGTGGTCGTCATACCACCCGTCATGTAGAATTATTTGAAATGTCTGAAGGTGGTTTATTAGCAGATACTCCCGGTTTTAATCAACCGGATTTGGATTGTAGTCCCGAAGAGTTAATTCACTATTTCCCAGAAGCAAGAGAACGCCTAGCAGCGGCTCATTGTCGCTTTAGTGATTGTATCCATAAAGATGAGCCAGACTGTGCTGTTAGTGGTGACTGGGAACGATATCAGCATTATTTAGAATTTTTGGCTGATGCGATCGCTCAACAAACCCATCTTAACCAACAAGCTGACCCGGAATCAAGTATGAAATTAATATCTAAAGGTAAAGGTCAGAGTCAATACGAACCTAAACTAGAAAGTAAAAAATATCGCCGAATTTCTCGAAAAACCCAATTACAAGATTTACAGGAGTTATATCGAGAAAGTGAGGATTGA
- a CDS encoding SUMF1/EgtB/PvdO family nonheme iron enzyme — MSLCINSNCPKPQNPDNILFCQACGSEVLLQQRYRVQCQLGRGGFGVTYEINEVRTNQAKVLKVLINNNPKAVELFKQEADVLSQLHHSGIPQVESDAYFEYYPYNSQNPIHCLVMEKVVGEDLEKYMRKRGLRPINQTTAIEWLKDLIIILEQVHNKDLFHRDIKPSNIMLRSESAELVLIDFGTVRKVTSTVFKQQGGVTGIISAGYTPSEQINHNAVPQSDFFALGRTFVYLLTGKEPLDPIMYDSYNETLNWRNHAPQISSMLADLLDDMMQRLYKDRPQNTQVILQRIAAIEKALQSPKPQPPKPQPPIPSNNLKTFSFEVVTTDARGNITNQRKESAKYFTEDLGNGVTLDMVEIPGGTFIMGSPTSEENRSSSESPQHQVTVPSFYMGKYELTQAQYQAIIGTNPSNFKGDNRPVQRVSWNDAVAFCEKLSQKTGKNYRLPSEAEWEYACRAGTTTPFYFGESITPDLVNYNGNYTYASVPKGQNRQQTTDVGTFPPNSFGLYDMHGNVWEWCQDDYRNDYINAPTDGSALTSLGVRRKILRGGSWNYIPGYCRSAFRYSFNLAYARDIGFRVVCSGAART; from the coding sequence ATGAGCCTGTGCATCAATTCTAACTGCCCAAAGCCACAAAATCCCGATAATATCCTTTTTTGTCAAGCCTGTGGCTCAGAAGTCTTGCTACAACAACGTTATCGGGTACAATGTCAGTTAGGACGGGGTGGCTTTGGTGTGACTTATGAGATTAACGAAGTCAGAACCAATCAGGCTAAAGTTCTCAAAGTCTTGATTAATAACAACCCTAAAGCCGTAGAATTATTTAAACAAGAAGCTGATGTTTTAAGTCAACTCCATCATTCCGGTATTCCTCAAGTAGAATCAGACGCTTATTTTGAATATTATCCCTACAATAGCCAAAATCCAATTCATTGTTTGGTAATGGAAAAAGTTGTGGGAGAAGATTTAGAAAAATATATGCGAAAACGTGGTTTGCGTCCGATTAACCAAACTACAGCTATAGAATGGCTAAAAGATTTAATCATTATTTTAGAACAAGTACATAATAAAGACCTTTTTCATCGAGATATTAAACCATCTAATATTATGTTGCGGTCTGAAAGTGCCGAATTGGTATTAATTGATTTTGGTACTGTGAGGAAGGTAACATCTACAGTATTTAAACAACAAGGTGGTGTCACAGGAATAATTTCCGCAGGTTACACACCCTCGGAACAAATTAATCATAATGCTGTACCTCAATCTGATTTTTTTGCTTTAGGACGGACATTTGTTTATTTACTCACGGGTAAAGAACCACTTGACCCAATCATGTATGATTCCTATAATGAAACATTAAATTGGCGGAATCATGCACCACAAATATCATCTATGTTGGCAGATTTATTAGATGATATGATGCAGCGTTTATATAAAGATCGTCCTCAAAATACTCAGGTGATTTTGCAAAGAATAGCAGCAATAGAAAAAGCTTTACAATCACCAAAACCTCAACCACCAAAACCCCAACCACCAATACCTTCCAATAACCTTAAAACCTTTAGTTTTGAAGTTGTCACCACAGACGCACGGGGAAATATCACCAACCAACGCAAGGAAAGCGCGAAATACTTTACAGAAGACTTAGGAAATGGTGTGACGTTGGACATGGTGGAAATACCAGGGGGAACATTTATCATGGGTTCACCGACAAGCGAAGAAAATAGATCCTCAAGTGAAAGTCCCCAACACCAAGTTACAGTTCCCAGTTTCTACATGGGAAAATATGAATTGACACAGGCACAGTATCAAGCTATCATAGGAACTAACCCTTCCAACTTCAAAGGCGATAACCGCCCAGTTCAAAGAGTTAGTTGGAATGATGCAGTTGCTTTCTGTGAAAAATTAAGTCAAAAAACAGGAAAAAACTACAGATTACCCAGCGAGGCTGAATGGGAGTATGCTTGTAGAGCCGGAACTACCACACCATTTTATTTTGGTGAAAGTATTACTCCAGATTTGGTAAATTATAATGGTAATTATACTTACGCTTCTGTACCGAAAGGGCAGAATCGTCAGCAGACCACAGATGTAGGAACTTTTCCCCCTAACTCTTTTGGTTTGTACGATATGCACGGTAATGTCTGGGAATGGTGTCAAGATGACTATAGAAATGATTATATAAACGCGCCTACAGATGGCAGTGCTTTGACAAGCCTAGGTGTGAGGCGTAAAATACTGCGCGGTGGTTCGTGGAACTACATTCCTGGCTATTGCCGTTCTGCTTTTCGCTACTCCTTCAACCTCGCCTACGCCCGCGATATTGGTTTTCGGGTTGTATGTAGTGGTGCGGCGAGGACTTAG